From a single Lactococcus carnosus genomic region:
- a CDS encoding M13 family metallopeptidase yields MVRLQDDLFEAVNADWLTHTDIPSDRPRIAAFDELVIHNEQTLMHDFSTIDTFDEPVMTEFAKFYKKAGDFIERFEFGTDPVRPEIDKIEKLSDYTALVTSLPELILNAQVPVPFGLSVDTDMKDAVHYALTFSGAGLILPDTTYYAEDHPRKSELLDFYVANTVKILSDFGYGHAIALKHAENIVKFDAILAQYANTSEEWAKYAELYNPVPIKAFIEALTTVPFTDVIKGLLGKLPDKVIVYEKRVYANFDAIMNEANFELIKSWMLVKLIRSSTHYLSDDLRILGSEFSRKLSGTSEARSQEKHAFDLATDQYSQAVGLYYGHTYFGESAKADVKRMTTEMIKVYQERLDKNTWLSRPTIDKAIKKLDAMTVFIGFPDKLPDIYKQFTVTHESIYSLVARFNVVRSHRHYAKFNEPVDKTEWHMPAHMVNAYFSPDSNTIVFPAAILQKPFYSETEQTKSQNYGGIGAVIAHEISHAFDNNGALFDAFGNMNNWWTDEDFKAFEAKQDLMIAEFDGLDIAGAKVNGKLVVSENIADAGGLTAAMTAALRETDVDLKSFFTQWGEIWRIKASQEYQQMLLSMDVHAPGKLRANIQVSNLDEFFDTFDVKEGDGMWRSETDRVKIW; encoded by the coding sequence ATGGTTAGACTACAAGATGATTTATTTGAAGCAGTTAATGCTGACTGGTTAACACACACTGACATACCGTCAGATCGACCTAGAATTGCTGCCTTTGATGAGTTGGTGATTCATAACGAACAAACGTTGATGCATGATTTTTCGACGATTGATACCTTTGATGAGCCTGTCATGACTGAGTTTGCTAAATTCTATAAAAAAGCTGGTGATTTTATAGAACGCTTTGAGTTTGGGACGGATCCTGTCAGACCCGAAATAGACAAAATCGAGAAACTATCAGATTATACCGCGCTGGTTACAAGTTTACCGGAGCTCATTTTGAACGCTCAAGTCCCAGTGCCTTTTGGTCTGTCAGTTGATACCGATATGAAAGATGCTGTCCACTATGCCTTGACTTTTAGTGGTGCTGGCTTGATTTTACCAGATACAACTTACTATGCCGAGGATCACCCGCGTAAGTCGGAACTACTCGACTTTTATGTAGCAAATACGGTAAAGATTTTATCTGATTTTGGCTATGGGCATGCAATAGCATTAAAACATGCAGAAAATATCGTCAAATTTGATGCCATTCTTGCACAATATGCTAACACCTCAGAAGAATGGGCTAAGTATGCTGAGCTTTATAATCCGGTGCCGATTAAGGCATTTATAGAAGCACTTACAACAGTTCCTTTTACTGATGTAATTAAGGGATTACTTGGTAAGCTACCAGATAAAGTTATCGTTTATGAAAAACGTGTCTATGCTAATTTCGATGCCATCATGAATGAGGCGAATTTTGAACTGATCAAGTCTTGGATGCTAGTGAAATTAATCAGAAGTTCGACGCATTATTTATCTGATGACTTACGGATATTAGGCAGTGAATTTTCTAGAAAATTATCAGGGACATCTGAAGCACGAAGCCAAGAAAAACATGCCTTTGATTTAGCGACGGACCAATATTCGCAAGCAGTTGGCCTCTATTATGGTCACACCTATTTTGGTGAATCGGCTAAGGCAGACGTCAAACGGATGACGACGGAGATGATTAAGGTGTATCAAGAACGGTTAGACAAAAATACTTGGTTGAGCCGCCCGACAATTGATAAAGCCATCAAAAAATTAGATGCGATGACCGTGTTTATTGGTTTCCCAGATAAACTACCAGATATCTATAAACAATTTACGGTGACACATGAAAGTATTTATAGCCTGGTTGCGCGTTTTAACGTGGTACGTAGTCACCGTCACTATGCCAAATTTAATGAACCTGTTGACAAGACAGAATGGCATATGCCAGCTCACATGGTCAATGCTTACTTCAGTCCAGATAGCAATACGATTGTTTTTCCAGCGGCTATTTTACAAAAACCATTTTACTCAGAAACTGAGCAAACGAAAAGTCAAAATTATGGTGGTATCGGTGCGGTTATTGCACATGAAATTTCACACGCTTTTGACAATAATGGGGCTTTATTTGATGCCTTTGGCAACATGAACAACTGGTGGACAGATGAAGATTTTAAAGCTTTTGAAGCCAAGCAGGATTTGATGATTGCTGAGTTCGATGGGCTTGACATCGCTGGTGCTAAAGTAAATGGCAAACTGGTTGTATCAGAAAATATCGCGGATGCCGGGGGCTTAACAGCAGCGATGACAGCGGCGCTTCGTGAAACTGATGTTGACTTAAAATCCTTCTTTACACAGTGGGGCGAGATTTGGCGGATTAAAGCATCACAAGAATACCAACAAATGTTGCTATCGATGGATGTTCATGCGCCAGGTAAACTTCGTGCAAATATCCAAGTCAGTAATTTAGATGAATTCTTTGACACATTCGATGTCAAGGAAGGTGATGGCATGTGGCGTTCAGAGACTGATCGTGTCAAAATTTGGTAA